The Mycobacterium riyadhense sequence GCAATACGATTTGCGCCACAGCCCGCGACGCCGGACTGCCCGCGCCCATCGCCACCCCGATGTCTGCGTCCTTGAGGGCCAGCACGTCGTTGACGCCGTCGCCGGTCATCGCCACGGTGTGCCCATGCGATTGCAGGGCATGGACCATGGCGCGCTTCTGATCGGGCCGCACCCTGCCAAAGGTGGTGTGGGAATCCAGCGTCTCAGCGAGTTCGGCCAGCTCGGTAGGGAGTCGACGCGCGTCCATGGTCTGGCCGTGCAGCCCGAGCTTCTCAGCGACCGCACCGACCGACACCGCGTTGTCGCCGGAGATCACCTTGACCGACACATCTTGGGCACCAAAGTATTCCAGTGTTTCAGCGGCGTCAGGTCGCACCTTTTGCTCCAGCACCACCAGCGCGACCGGGCTGACCCGGCCCGGTGCGTCGGGATGGTCCACGGCCACGTCGGCGGCGCCCAACAACAGCACCCGCAGCCCTTGGGCCCCAATCCGCTCTCCCCGTTCGGCGGCCGCCGACGCCGGATCGAGCAGCACGTCGGGTGCTCCGATCACCCAGTTACCACGCTCGCGGTATGACACGCCGCTCCATTTGGTCGCGGACTTGAAAGGCGCTGTCGCGGTGGCGATCCAGCCGGGTGGCGAGTGGTATGCCTCGGCGATTGCCTGCATGCTGGCGTTGGGGCGGGTGTCGGCGGCCGCCAACGATGCCAACACGTCGGCAACGGTTACGTCGGTCGCTTCGAAGGCCGCTTCAAGTTCCTCGACATCCGAGACGCGCATACCGCTTTCAGTCAGGGTTCCGGTCTTGTCGGCACAGACCACGTCGACTCGGGCCAATCCCTCGATGGCGGGCAATTCCTGCACCAGGCATCGGCGTTGTCCGAGTCGGACAACGCCGACCGCGAACGCGATCGAGGTCATCAACACCAACCCTTCGGGGACCATCGGCACCAACGCACCCACCATCCGCAGCACCGACTCCCGCCATCCCGCGTGCGTGGTGAACAGTTGGGTGTAGATGGTCAGCAGCCCCGCGGGTATCAGCAGGTAGGTGATGAACTGAAGAATCTTGTTAATGCCGTTGCGCAGTTCGGATTTCACCAAGGTGAACTTGCTGGCCTCGGCGGCCAGTTTGGCGGCATATGCTTCGTGGCCCACCTTGGTGGCGCGGTAGGCGCCGGTGCCGGCGACGACGAAGCTTCCCGACATCACCGCATCGCCGGCGTCTTTGGCGATCGGATCGGCCTCACCCGTCAGCAATGATTCGTCGATCTCGAGGTTCTCCTCGTCGACGACCTCGCCGTCGACCACTATTTGATCCCCGGGGCCGATCTCGATGATGTCGTCGAGCACCACCTCGTTCGGCGATAGCTTGCGTGTTCCGGATTGCCTGCGCACCAATGGTTTTGCCTGTCCGACGATCGCCAACTTATCCAGTGTCTGCTTGGCCCGGATTTCCTGGACCATGCCGATGACGCTGTTGGCGACTATGAGCAGGCCGAACAGCCCGTTGATCACCGAGCCGGTGGCCAGCACGATGAGCAACAGCACACCCAGTATCGCGTTGATCCGGGTGAATACGTTGGCCCTGACGATGTCGGCGATGCTGCGCGTGACGCGTGCCGAAACGTCGTTGGTCTTGCCTTCGGCTATCCGTTGTGCCACTTCGGCATCGGTCAAGCCGCCGGCGCTCGTCATCGGGTGAACGTTCCCAGTTTGTCGGAGTCGTAGTACTCCAGGTTCAGCGTCGCGGTGGGGAACCCGGAGAAGCTCGCCTTGGAAATCGTTCCGGGTGGGGCATTTTCGGTCGACAACGCGAACGCGAAGGTGTCACCGTCCCAATGGGTCAAAGTGAAGGTCTGGTTCTTCGGGCCCAGCGACAGTTGCAGTTGACCGTCGCGTTCGGCCACGGTGGCCGGACCCCAGTAGTCGTTGGCATACACGCCGACGTAGTCGCGTAGCGGCCGGGCCGGTGTCGGGCCGGGCGGGGGCTGCTTGCCCACCAGCGAACCCTCCGGATTGTTCAGCGGGGCAATTTGCTGGCGGTACAAGCTCGCCCAGTTCTCTCGCACTTGGCCGTATTGCACCAGATCCATGAACTCGGCGGTCAACGTCTCCGGCACGCCATACGGAGCGGCATTGGTCAGGGCGATGATGCCGATGTCTTCAGACGGCAGCACTGCGAAGTTCGTTGCGGCGCCCATCGCGAAGCCGCCGGAATGGCTGTACTGCGTGCGACCCGAGGAGGTCACGGACACGTTGAACCCATGACCGTACGTTCCTGCCCTGGCCCCCGGCGAGCCAGCGGCCACCGAGATGACCTGGGGGGTGATTGCGGGCAGCAGGGCCTCCGGCGA is a genomic window containing:
- a CDS encoding cation-translocating P-type ATPase; the protein is MTSAGGLTDAEVAQRIAEGKTNDVSARVTRSIADIVRANVFTRINAILGVLLLIVLATGSVINGLFGLLIVANSVIGMVQEIRAKQTLDKLAIVGQAKPLVRRQSGTRKLSPNEVVLDDIIEIGPGDQIVVDGEVVDEENLEIDESLLTGEADPIAKDAGDAVMSGSFVVAGTGAYRATKVGHEAYAAKLAAEASKFTLVKSELRNGINKILQFITYLLIPAGLLTIYTQLFTTHAGWRESVLRMVGALVPMVPEGLVLMTSIAFAVGVVRLGQRRCLVQELPAIEGLARVDVVCADKTGTLTESGMRVSDVEELEAAFEATDVTVADVLASLAAADTRPNASMQAIAEAYHSPPGWIATATAPFKSATKWSGVSYRERGNWVIGAPDVLLDPASAAAERGERIGAQGLRVLLLGAADVAVDHPDAPGRVSPVALVVLEQKVRPDAAETLEYFGAQDVSVKVISGDNAVSVGAVAEKLGLHGQTMDARRLPTELAELAETLDSHTTFGRVRPDQKRAMVHALQSHGHTVAMTGDGVNDVLALKDADIGVAMGAGSPASRAVAQIVLLDNRFATLPHVVGEGRRVIGNIERVANLFLTKTVYSVLLAVLVGIECLFAKPLGVDPLLFPFQPIHVTIAAWFTIGIPAFILSLAPNNERAYPGFVRRVLTAALPSGLIVGVATFASYLAAYHGREATWVEQDQASTAALITLLMTALWVLAVAARPYQWWRLALVITSGLAYVVIFSLPLAREKFLLDPSNVGATSVALVIGVVGVATIEAMWWIRARMLGVKPRVWQ